A single window of Leishmania braziliensis MHOM/BR/75/M2904 complete genome, chromosome 27 DNA harbors:
- a CDS encoding casein kinase I-like protein gives MTLTGRNAQAAHARDDVAAQVPLPPPPCPSMNVVVGAANPLQQCHRHPYNNQPTQQHPQLGTTPSAVATGGLLATEQQLQAPQPQRQQHSIFGGRFTLFDRLGSGGFGDVYRAEERDQPAPVAIKVERVTDSNALPEQSFLFHEAKVLQEIHKSIQAHAATQKPSQLMRLQPEQGQKGSGQCAENEASTAAGEARQEKVGIAKLKYYGQDGMNRVLIMSLHGHSVANVHRQQERLSLFATVMIVDQVLSSLEHVHRAGYVHADLKPENILFGREDQEQLYLVDFGLSVCFRDRNGKHRPLIKNHSFIGTPRYASLRTHMGYTLSRRDDIEQLVYVMIYLFRGRLPWSGLRIHDPDAKEKRIAQMKADMPLDLICAGCPEAFRDVLNYARCMEFEEEPQYQFLHVLLCSLRDSWALELSSKPSCVSADGTGGVMPQMLMLNGDCSTHQLPKGRNSGDGIAGEGAVDVAAAGVELIKNTGIVSGVVDQIDGIAEIPMRMSSRGTGAPAFFSDAIGQGFLSGNGTDAGPLSARIDCLNDQSFPTPPLDLQLLCRSPQLRQMW, from the coding sequence ATGACGCTGACAGGGCGCAACGCTCAGGCCGCGCACGCGCGGGACGATGTAGCAGCTCAagtgccactgccaccaccgccgtgccCAAGCATGAATGTCGTAGTCGGCGCCGCTAACCCGCTACAGcagtgccaccgccatcCCTACAACAACCAAcccacgcagcagcatccgCAGCTCGGCACCACACCTTCTGCTGTGGCAACTGGCGGCCTTCTTGCCACTGAGCAGCAGCTAcaagcgccgcagccgcagcgacaaCAACATAGCATATTCGGTGGCCGCTTTACCCTTTTCGATCGacttggcagcggcggctttGGCGATGTTTACCGCGCAGAGGAGCGTGACCAGCCGGCACCAGTCGCCATCAAGGTGGAGCGAGTGACCGACTCAAACGCTCTTCCCGAGCAgtcgtttctctttcatgAGGCAAAGGTGTTGCAGGAGATACACAAGTCGATTCAGGCTCATGCCGCGACCCAGAAGCCGAGCCAGCTGATGCGGCTGCAGCCGGAGCAGGGCCAGAAGGGAAGCGGCCAGTGCGCTGAAAACGAGGCCTCGACGGCAGCAGGTGAGGCGAGGCAGGAAAAAGTAGGAATTGCGAAGTTGAAGTACTACGGCCAGGACGGCATGAACCGCGTACTCATCATGTCCCTTCACGGCCACTCCGTCGCCAATGTTCACCGGCAGCAAGAGCGCCTATCGTTGTTTGCGACAGTGATGATCGTGGATCAGGTTCTTAGCAGCCTCGAACACGTGCACCGCGCCGGGTATGTGCATGCGGACTTGAAGCCGGAGAATATTCTTTTCGGCCGCGAGGACCAGGAGCAGCTATACTTGGTCGACTTCGGCCTGAGCGTCTGCTTCCGCGACCGCAATGGCAAACATCGTCCTCTCATCAAGAACCACAGCTTCATTGGTACCCCACGCTATGCATCGCTGCGGACGCACATGGGCTACACCCTGTCTCGCCGCGATGACATCGAGCAGCTCGTGTATGTCATGATTTATCTCTTTCGCGGTCGCCTACCGTGGTCGGGTCTGCGCATCCACGACCCGGATgcgaaggagaagcgcaTTGCGCAAATGAAGGCGGATATGCCGCTTGACTTGATCTGCGCCGGCTGCCCGGAGGCTTTCCGAGACGTGCTCAACTACGCGCGTTGCATGGAGTTTGAGGAGGAGCCGCAGTACCAGTTCCTGCATGTGCTTTTATGCTCGCTGCGTGACTCATGGGCTCTGGAGTTAAGCAGCAAGCCGAGTTGCGTGTCCGCGGACGGCACTGGTGGCGTGATGCCACAGATGCTGATGTTGAATGGCGACTGCTCTACTCACCAGCTTCCCAAGGGCCGAAACAGCGGAGACGGTATTGCGGGTGAGGGTGCGGTGGATGTGGCTGCAGCAGGGGTGGAACTTATCAAGAACACGGGTATTGTGTCTGGCGTTGTTGACCAGATTGATGGGATTGCCGAGATCCCAATGAGGATGTCGTCACGGGGTACTGGCGCGCCTGCCTTCTTCAGCGACGCCATCGGCCAGGGTTTCCTGTCGGGTAACGGCACAGATGCTGGACCGCTATCGGCGCGCATCGACTGTCTGAACGACCAGTCGTTCCCAACCCCACCACTGGATTTGCAGCTGCTGTGTAGGTCGCCGCAACTGCGGCAGATGTGGTAA
- a CDS encoding putative glycosomal phosphoenolpyruvate carboxykinase: MAPIIHRNLTVPELVQWALKLEKDTVLSARGTLCVLSYAKTGRSPRDKRVVDTDDVRSNVDWGSVNMKLSEESFAKAKKHAIDFLNSREHMFVVDCFAGHDERYRLKVRVITARPYHALFMYNMLIRPTQKELESFGEPEYTIYNAGECPADPSVPGITSKTSVSLNFKTQEEVILGTEYAGEMKKGILTVMFELMPRQGHLCMHASANVGKKGDVTVFFGLSGTGKTTLSADPNRMLIGDDEHVWTDRGVFNIEGGCYAKAIGLNPKTEEEIYNAVRFGAVAENCRLDKTHEIDFNDESICKNTRVAYPLEHIPGALTHAVAGHPRNVIFLTNDAFGVMPPVARLTPEQAMFWFIMGYTANVPGVEAGNLPVAKPVFSACFAGPFLVRHATFYGEQLAKKMTEHNARVWLLNTGYAGGRADRGAKRMPLKVTRAVIDAIHDGSLDKEEYIVYPGWGLHIPKKCARVPSHLLDPRKAWKDVKAFNHTAKELVVMFQESFEKRFASKASDALKSAVPKYVECAHL, translated from the coding sequence ATGGCTCCGATCATTCACCGCAACCTCACCGTCCCCGAGCTGGTGCAGTGGGCGCTGAAGCTTGAGAAGGACACAGTGCTGAGCGCGCGCGGCACGCTGTGCGTGCTGTCGTACGCGAAGACCGGCCGATCTCCGCGCGACAAGCGTGTGGTGGACACGGATGACGTGCGCAGCAACGTGGACTGGGGCAGCGTGAACATGAAGCTGAGTGAGGAGTCGTTCgcgaaggcgaagaagcacgCGATTGACTTCCTGAACTCACGCGAGCACATGTTTGTCGTGGACTGCTTCGCCGGGCACGACGAGCGCTATCGCCTGAAGGTGCGCGTGATCACGGCCCGACCGTACCACGCGCTGTTCATGTACAACATGCTGATCCGCCCGACGCAGAAGGAGCTGGAGAGCTTTGGCGAGCCGGAGTACACGATCTACAACGCCGGCGAGTGCCCGGCAGACCCGTCTGTGCCCGGGATCACGTCGAAGACGTCCGTGTCGCTGAACTTCAAGacgcaggaggaggtgatCCTCGGCACGGAGTACGCCGGCGAGATGAAGAAGGGCATACTGACGGTGATGTTCGAGCTGATGCCGCGCCAGGGCCACCTGTGCATGCACGCGTCCGCGAACGTCGGCAAGAAGGGCGACGTGACCGTGTTCTTTGGGCTGAGCGGGACGGGCAAGACGACGCTGTCCGCGGACCCGAACCGGATGCTGAtcggcgacgacgagcaCGTGTGGACGGACCGCGGCGTGTTCAACATCGAGGGCGGCTGCTACGCAAAGGCGATCGGGCTGAACCCgaagacggaggaggagatctACAACGCGGTGAGGTTcggcgcggtggcggagaACTGCAGACTAGACAAGACGCACGAAATCGACTTCAACGACGAGTCGATCTGCAAGAACACGCGCGTCGCGTACCCACTGGAGCACATCCCCGGCGCGCTGACCCACGCGGTTGCCGGGCACCCGCGCAACGTGATCTTCCTGACGAATGACGCGTTCGGCGTGATGCCGCCGGTTGCGCGGCTGACGCCGGAGCAGGCGATGTTTTGGTTCATCATGGGGTACACGGCGAACGTGCCCGGGGTGGAGGCGGGAAACCTGCCGGTGGCGAAGCCGGTCTTCTCGGCGTGCTTCGCCGGCCCGTTCCTTGTGCGCCACGCGACGTTCTACGGTGAGCAGCTGGCGAAGAAGATGACGGAGCACAATGCGCGGGTGTGGTTGCTGAACACCGGCTACGCCGGCGGGCGTGCGGACCGCGGCGCGAAGCGGATGCCGCTGAAGGTGACGCGCGCCGTGATCGATGCAATTCACGACGGCAGCCTGGACAAGGAGGAGTACATCGTGTACCCGGGCTGGGGGCTGCACATTCCGAAGaagtgcgcgcgcgtgccgtCGCACCTGCTGGACCCGCGCAAGGCATGGAAGGACGTAAAGGCGTTCAATCATACGGCGAAGGAGTTGGTTGTGATGTTCCAGGAGAGCTTCGAGAAGCGCTTTGCGTCGAAGGCGAGCGATGCACTGAAGTCCGCTGTGCCGAAGTACGTTGAATGTGCCCATCTGTAG